In the Brevundimonas mediterranea genome, CGCCGGCGCCCGGTTCCAGGCTCCGGTCGCGCCCGGCCGCACCGTCTTCTTCTATGCGGTCAAGGGCCAGGTCTCCGTCGCCGGAACCCCCGTGCCCGAATGGAACCTCGCCGCCCTGGGCGAGGGCGACACGGTCGAGATCACGGCCCAGACCGACGCCGTCGTCCTGCTGGGCCACGCCGAACCGATCAACGAGCCGGTCTTCAGCCACGGCCCCTTCGTCATGACCACCCGCGAGGAAATCATCCAGGCGATCGAGGACTACCAGTCCGGCAAGTTCGGCCCACCGCCGAAGGTGTGAGGCGCGCCCCTACGCTTTGAACAGTGGTCGCCGGCGCAGACAGCAGACATTGCAACGGACTGTTTGGGGTGATGGGGTGGACGCCCCCCGACGGCATCTATGTGCCAGAGTGAGGTGTTGAACAGCACTCGAAGGAGGCGTCCGTGGAACAAGTTAGCACTGTCGGTCTGGATCTCGCCAAGAACATCTTTCAAGCGCATGGCGCTGATGCCTCGGGCGAGGTGGTGTTTCGCAAGAAGTTGGGTCGAGGCCGATTGCTGGCGTTCTTCGCTGGCCTGTCGCCCTGCGTGGTGGCGATGGAGGCCTGCGCCGGCGCCCATTACTGGGGGCGTGAGCTGGCCCGCCAGGGTCATACGATCCGATTGATCCCGCCCATCTATGTAAAGCCGTTCGTGAAGCGTCAGAAGAACGATGCGGCCGATGCCGAAGCCATCTGTGAGGCGGCGCAGCGCCCCAGTATGAGGTTCGTGCCGCTGAAGGAGGAGGAGCAGCAGGCCAGCAGCGTGGTCTTTCGGGCCCGCGACCTTCTGGTCCGGCAGCGAACCCAGACGATCAACGCCCTGCGCGGTCACCTGGCCGAATACGGCTGGATTGTTCCCAAGGGCGTTCCGCACGTCGATAGGTTGATCGCGCGCGTCGAAGATCCGGCAGAGGCGCTTCCAACCGCCGCGCGGACGATTCTTCTCGTCCTGGTCTCGACCCTCCGATCGCTGGACCAGCAGATCGCCGTGCTCGATGCGGAGATTGCTTCCCGGGCCAAGAACGATCCGGTTGCGCGTCGACTGATGACCATTCCCGGATCGGTCCCATCACAGCTACAGCCTTGGTCGCACTGGCCCCGTCACCCGAAGCCTTCAAGAGCGGTCGGCACTTCGCCGCCTGGCTGGGACTGACGCCGCGACAACGATCCACCGGCGGTCAGCAGAAGCTCGGCGCGATCACCAAGATGGGCGAGCGAACGCTTCGACGGCTGCTGACCATCGGGGCCAGCGCGGTGATCAAACAGGCCGTCATTCGGGGCGCGCCAGCAGGTTCCTGGCTGAGCCAGATGCTGGAGAGAAAGCCCAAGATGTTGGTCATCGTCGCCTTGGCGAACAAGAACGCCCGCATAGTCTGGGCGCTCTTGGCCAAGGGCGATGTCTACCGAGCTCCGGTCGTGTCGGCCTAGCCAGCACGACCGCGAGACGTCGAAGCGTAGGGATGAGCGAAGGAGCGTATGGCGCAACAGTCGGCGAGACGGGATCAGGAAAACCAGGGCTTTCCACTGTGCTTCGAGCACGCCGTGGGTGATTTGGACCGGATCCGCGAACTCCCATACAGGCCAGCGGTCTTTGAGCGACCGCATCAACAGGCCGGACAGATGGCAGCATCCGACTACGTGTCAGAAATTCCCGAAAATCACTCTTGCGCTGAAGGGGGCGTCCACAGATGGAAAGCGGACTTGGCCTGACGATCTACCGCGATCTTGCGTCTGAGGTTTGATCCGGCTTCACCTCCGGGAGATCCAACCCTGCCGCCACTTCAACGGTTCGGGAAAGAGTCATTTCTGGGGTGCCGACCGCCAGCACAAGAGGCACCTTATGCTCGACGCCGCCAACGAGAACTATTAGGCTCAGGACTCATAGCCAGAATAGCACTGTAGCGGCGAGGGCGATGGCGGACAGGAAGACGGTCGGGCACCGATCGTAGCGGGTGGCGACGCGACGCCAGTCCTTGAGCCGGCCGAACATGATTTCGATGCGGTTTCGGCTTTTGTACCGGCGCTTGTCGTAACGGATAGGCGCGGTCCGGGATTTTCGACCGGGGATGCAGGGCGTGATGCCCTTGGCCTCCAAAGCGTCCCTGAACCAGTCTGCGTCATAGCCCCGGTCGCCCAGCAGCCATTGGGCCTTGGGAAGGCTGTCCAGCAGGGCCGCAGCACCGGTGTAGTCGCTGACCTGGCCTGCCGTCATGAACAGGCTGATGGGGCGTCCGTTCGCATCGGTTACGGCGTGAAGCTTGGTGTTCATGCCGCCTTTGGTGCGTCCGATGAGCCGCCCAAGACCCCCTTTTTTACCGCGAGGCTCGAAGCCGTACGGTGCGCCTTGAGATAGGTCGCGTCGATCATGAGGGTGCGCCGTTCGGCCTGAGCGCCGGACAGTCCCTCCATCATCCGGATGAAGATCCCGGCCTCGCTCCAACGCTTCCAGCGGTTGTACAGCGTCTTGTGTGGGCCATAGACCGGCGGCGCGTCACGCCAGCGAAGCCCGTTGCGGTTGACGAAGATGATCCCGCTCAACACCCGACGATCATCCACCCTGGGCTTGCCGTGGCTCTTGGGGAAGTGCGGCTGCAGCCGCGCCATCTGCTCGTCCGTCAGCCAATAGAGGTCGCTCATATCCAGTCTCCTTACAGAGCCTGAATCAGATCGAGCACATCACATCAATGGGTCCTGAGCCTAAGCTCGCGATGGCGGCGAAAGGCCATCCCCGCGCCAGCTTGCTGCCTGACGTCAGAAACTCTTCGATCGAGTCCGAAACTGTAAATGGCTGTGACCACAGCCATCCGATACCTACCCAAGCGACGCCCATCAGGCCGATCACCTTCAAAGCTGACAACCGAACGAGGACACGATTGGTTTGACGTGACATGCCGTCATCTTGGTCGTTGCAATAGGTGAACGCAACGTCCGCTTAGGGTCGGTTTGCGAAACCGGCCTCAGCCCCGAAATCGGACCTTGGCGTTGACGCAGGTGGACCCGCCGGCCTCCCGGAATCCTCAGAAACCGATCGTCACCGACGGCGCGCTACGCCGCGCCTCGCCATGGTGCACAGCTTCGATGTTGTTGCCGTCGGGATCGAGCACGAAAGCGGCGTAGTAGCCCGGATGATAGGCCCGCTCGCCCGGCGCGCCGTTGTCGCGTGCGCCATGGGCCAGCGCCGCCCGATAGAAGGCGTCGACCGTCGCGCGGTCCTTGGCCTGAAAGGCCAGGTGATGCCGACCCGTCAGGACGCCCCGGCTCTCCGCGCTTTCCGGCGAGGACACGACGAGTTCATCGGCCCAGAAATAGCCGTCGGCCGTATCGATGACGGGAATCTCCAGCACGTTCAGAACAGCCGTGTAGAATTCCCGACTGAGCTGGAGATCACGGACGACCAGCTGGATGTGGTCTATGAGCCGACCGCGATGCAGTTGTGTCGTTCCCATGGCCTGTCCTGTTTCCCTGGCGTCGCGAAATCCGAGTTTCGAACCGACATGTGTGACGCCGCAGAATGGTGCTCCGCGGAAGGATCGCCTTGATCTTTCGCAAAGCGATCATTCCCCCGGCTCGACCGCGACGGGCGCGGGGCGGGACCAGATGATGCGTTCCCCGACAAAACCCTATATGACGCCGGTTCCTTGCGACGACCGAGCCGAAGACACGCCCAAATGCCCAGCCTGAACGAGATCCGCGCCACCTATCTGAACTTCTTCGCGGCCGACGGTCACGAGAAGGTGCACTCGGCGCCGCTGGTGCCGCAGAACGATCCGTCGCTGCTGTTCGTCAATGCGGGCATGGTGCCGTTCAAGGACTATTTCACCGGCGCGTCCAAGCCGCCCTATCCGCGCGCCACCAGCTCGCAGAAGTGCGTTCGCGCCGGGGGCAAGCACAATGACCTGGACAATGTCGGCTACACCGCCCGCCACCTGACCTTCTTCGAAATGCTGGGGAATTTCTCCTTCGGCGACTATTTCAAGGAACACGCCATCGACCGGGCGTGGAAACTGGTCACGCAGGAGTTCGGCCTCGACGCCAAACGCCTGCTGGTCACCGTCTATATCGACGACGACGAGGCCGCCGCGATCTGGAAGAAGGTCACCGGCTTCGGCGACGACAAGATCATCCGCATCGCCGGCTCCGACAACTTCTGGGCCATGGGCGACAGCGGTCCCTGCGGCCCCTGCACCGAGATCTTCTGGGACCACGGCGACAAGATCGCCGGCGGCCCTCCCGGCTCGCCGGACGAGGATGGTGATCGCTACGTCGAGATCTGGAACAACGTCTTCATGCAGTTCGAGAAGGAGAACGACCAGATCGTTCGCAACCTTCCCAAGCCCAGCGTGGACACCGGCATGGGTCTGGAGCGGATGACCACCGTGCTCCAGGGCGTGCATTCGGTGTTCGAGACCGACCTGTTCAAGACCCTGATCGCCGCTTCGGAAGACGCCACCTCGACCAAGTCGGACGGCGAGCGCGCCGCCAGCCACCGGGTCATCGCCGACCACCTGCGCTCCTCCTCCTTCCTGATCGCCGACGGCGTCACCCCGTCGAACGAGGGCCGGGGCTATGTGCTGCGCCGGATCATGCGCCGCGCCATGCGCCACGCCCACCTGCTGGGCGCCGCTGATCCGCTGATGCACCGTCTGGTCCCGACCCTGGTGGCCCAGATGGGCGACGCCTATCCCGAACTGGCCCGCGCCCAGCCCTTCATCGAGGACACGCTGAAGCAGGAAGAGGTCCGCTTCCGCACCACCCTGGGCCGGGGCATGGCCCTGTTCGACACGGCGGTTCAGGGCTTCAAGCCGGGCGACATGCTGGACGGCCAGACCGCCTTCACCCTGTCCGACACCTATGGCTTCCCGCTGGACCTGACCCAGGACGAGGCCCGCCGTCGCGGCTTCTCGGTCAATGTCGACGGTTTCGAATCCGCCATGGCCGAACAGCGCCAGCGTTCGCGCGAACACTGGAAGGGCTCGGGCCAGACCGCCAACACCAACGAATGGCTGGCGATCCGCGACCGCATGGGTCCGACCGTCTTCACCGGCTATGACACGATCGAGGGTTCGGGCGAGGTCCTGGCCCTGATGAACGGCGGCGCTCCGGTCGAGACGGCCGAGGCCGGCGACATCGTCGAGATCCTGTTCGACAACACCCCCTTCTACGCCGAGAGCGGCGGCCAGACCGGGGATCAAGGCACACTGGAATGGCCCGGCGGGGAAGCCGAGGTTCTTGACGTCAAGAAACACGCCGGCGACCTGCATGTCCTGTCGGCCCAGATCACGGCCGGGACGCTTGAGATCGGCGCCCGCGTCGCCCAGCTGGTGGACGCCGACAAGCGTATGACCACCCGCGCCAACCACTCGGCCGCCCACCTGCTGCACACGGCGCTGAAGAATGTGCTCGGCCCGGCGGTCGCCCAGAAGGGCCAGTTGGTCGACTCTGAGCGCGCCCGTTTCGACTTCAGCCACGGGGCGCCCGTGACCGAGGACGAGCTGGCGGCCATCGAGGCCGAGGTCAACGCCGTCATCCGCCAGAACGTCCCGGCGGAGACCAGGCTGATGGCCCCGCAGGAGGCCATCGAGGCCGGCGCCATCGCCCTGTTCGGCGAGAAATACGGCGACGAGGTCCGGGTTCTGACCCTGGGCCGTTCGCTGGTCAGCGATAACGCCCCCTATTCGGTCGAACTGTGCGGCGGCACCCATGTGGCCCGCACCGGCGACATCGGCCTGTTCAAGGTGGTCCAGGAAACCGGCGTCGCCGCCGGCGTGCGTCGTATCGAGGCCCTGACCGGCGAGGCCGCCCGCCTCTATCTGGAAGCCCAGGCCAAGGTGACGCGCAACTTGGCCCGCGACTTCAAGATCCAGACCCAGGACGTGCCCGGCCGGGTCGAGGCCCTGCAGGGTTCGGTCAAGACGCTGGAGAAACAGGTCGCCGAGCTGAAGAAGCAACTGGCCCTGGGCGGCGGCTCGGGCGCGGCGTCTGCGCCCGAAGAGATCGGCGGGATCAAGCTGATGGCCCGCGTCCT is a window encoding:
- a CDS encoding IS5 family transposase (programmed frameshift) codes for the protein MSDLYWLTDEQMARLQPHFPKSHGKPRVDDRRVLSGIIFVNRNGLRWRDAPPVYGPHKTLYNRWKRWSEAGIFIRMMEGLSGAQAERRTLMIDATYLKAHRTASSLAGKKGGLGRLIGRTKGGMNTKLHAVTDANGRPISLFMTAGQVSDYTGAAALLDSLPKAQWLLGDRGYDADWFRDALEAKGITPCIPGRKSRTAPIRYDKRRYKSRNRIEIMFGRLKDWRRVATRYDRCPTVFLSAIALAATVLFWL
- a CDS encoding VOC family protein, with protein sequence MGTTQLHRGRLIDHIQLVVRDLQLSREFYTAVLNVLEIPVIDTADGYFWADELVVSSPESAESRGVLTGRHHLAFQAKDRATVDAFYRAALAHGARDNGAPGERAYHPGYYAAFVLDPDGNNIEAVHHGEARRSAPSVTIGF
- the alaS gene encoding alanine--tRNA ligase, which encodes MPSLNEIRATYLNFFAADGHEKVHSAPLVPQNDPSLLFVNAGMVPFKDYFTGASKPPYPRATSSQKCVRAGGKHNDLDNVGYTARHLTFFEMLGNFSFGDYFKEHAIDRAWKLVTQEFGLDAKRLLVTVYIDDDEAAAIWKKVTGFGDDKIIRIAGSDNFWAMGDSGPCGPCTEIFWDHGDKIAGGPPGSPDEDGDRYVEIWNNVFMQFEKENDQIVRNLPKPSVDTGMGLERMTTVLQGVHSVFETDLFKTLIAASEDATSTKSDGERAASHRVIADHLRSSSFLIADGVTPSNEGRGYVLRRIMRRAMRHAHLLGAADPLMHRLVPTLVAQMGDAYPELARAQPFIEDTLKQEEVRFRTTLGRGMALFDTAVQGFKPGDMLDGQTAFTLSDTYGFPLDLTQDEARRRGFSVNVDGFESAMAEQRQRSREHWKGSGQTANTNEWLAIRDRMGPTVFTGYDTIEGSGEVLALMNGGAPVETAEAGDIVEILFDNTPFYAESGGQTGDQGTLEWPGGEAEVLDVKKHAGDLHVLSAQITAGTLEIGARVAQLVDADKRMTTRANHSAAHLLHTALKNVLGPAVAQKGQLVDSERARFDFSHGAPVTEDELAAIEAEVNAVIRQNVPAETRLMAPQEAIEAGAIALFGEKYGDEVRVLTLGRSLVSDNAPYSVELCGGTHVARTGDIGLFKVVQETGVAAGVRRIEALTGEAARLYLEAQAKVTRNLARDFKIQTQDVPGRVEALQGSVKTLEKQVAELKKQLALGGGSGAASAPEEIGGIKLMARVLDGVDGKGLRGVAEDFRKQVGTGVVALIGVTEGKAAVTVAVTSDLTDRVNAADLARTAVIAMGGQGAGGKPDFAQGGAPDGSKAEAGLAAVRVALAG